CCGGCGCCGTTGATGACGAGACGGGTCGACTTGATGTCGCGGCCGGTCAGGTCGAGCGCGTTGATCAGGCCGGCAGCGGCGATGATCGCGGTGCCGTGCTGGTCGTCGTGGAAGACCGGGATGTCCATCAGCTCGCGCAGGCGCTGCTCGATGATGAAGCACTCGGGCGCCTTGATGTCCTCGAGATTGATGCCGCCGAAGGACGGGCCGAGATAGCGCACGGCGTCGATGAACTTGTCCGGATCCTCGGTGTCGACCTCGAGATCGATCGAGTCGACATCGGCGAAGCGCTTGAACAGGACGGACTTGCCCTCCATCACCGGCTTCGAGGCGAGCGCGCCGAGATTGCCGAGGCCGAGGATAGCCGTGCCGTTCGAGATCACCGCGACGAGGTTCGAGCGCGTGGTGTAGTCATAGGCGCGGGACGGGTCCTCGGCGATCGCCAGCACCGGCACCGCCACGCCCGGCGAATAGGCGAGCGAGAGATCCCGCTGCGTCGCCATCGGCTTGGTCGGAACGATTTCCAGCTTGCCCGGCCGCCCCTGCGAGTGGAACAGCAGCGCCTCCTGGTCCGTGAAGGTCGGACGGGGTCTCTTGGTCGTCGGGCGATCGGTCATCGAAGCGTCTTTTCTTGTGCGTTTCCTCGGGGGGAGCTGACCATACGGCGCGGCGCCCGCAGACCACAAGCCGTGACGGCTTCGCGCAACCTTTGCCGAGGAGCGATCCGCCTGACGCCGGCGGCGGCTAGAAGCGGCTGCGCACGCTGCGGACGAAGTCGCCGACATAGCGGTCGAGCGCTTCGGCCTGTTCGTCGACCTTGCGGGCGGCACCTGCCACGCCGACGGCGGCATCGCCGGTGACGCGCACTTCGGCCCCGACGGCGCCGACATTGGTGGTGACGGCATCGGCGCTGAGGGCCACGGCCTGCGCATCCACCGCGATGGTCGAGGCGATGTCGGCCTGGCGGCTGACGACGGAGGCGATTGCCCCCGAGGTCCGCTCGATGGTCGTCATCGTGTCCTCGATATGGGCCACGGCCTCGAAGGCGGTGGCGGCGGCCCCCCGGATATCGGCCAGCGTCGCCGCGATGTCCCGCGTCGCCTTCTGCGTCTGTTCCGCGAGGGTCTTGACCTCGCCTGCCACGACCGCGAAGCCCCGGCCTGCCGCGCCGGCCCGGGCGGCCTCGATCGTGGCGTTCAGCGCCAGCAGGTTCGTCCGGGCTGCGATCTCCTCGATGAAATCGAGAACGGCGCGCACCTTGTCGGCCGCCTCGGTCAGCCCGGCCACGTCGCTTCGCGTGCTGCGGACATAGCTGGCTGCCGCGCGCACCGTCTCGTCGGCATGGCTGGTCTGGCGGGTGAGCTCCCGGATCGAGGCTCCGATCTCCTCCGCCGCGATGGCGACACTGCCGACTCGCCGCGACGCACTCTCCGCTTCCCGGGTCACGCCTTCGGCACGCAAGGTCGTCTTGCTGGCGCTTTCCACCATCTGGGCGGCGGCATCGTGCATGCCCCGCATCGAGGCCCCGACATCGGCGAGCGCCTTGCCGACGGTGCGTTCCAGATCGCCGGCAAGTTCGTCGAGGGCCGTCTTGCGCAGCGTCTCGATCTCGTCGCGCCGGACTTCCAGCGTCTTCTCGGCGGTGGTGTCGAGGAGGATGCCGTCCCAGACCAGGGTGCCGTCGGCGAGCCTGCGCTTGGTCGATTCGCTGCGCAGCCAGACGACGCCGCCGCCCGGCGCATGATAGCGGCCTTCGAAGCGCCAGAGCGCCTCGCCGGCATGCTGCTCGCGTCGCAACTGCTCGAAGCGGGCGCGATCCTCGGGAAAGAGCTTGCCGAGCCAGATTTCGGGGTCGCGTTCGACGTCCTCTTTCGTGATGCCGAGCGCCTTGTCGATGGAAAAGGACGCGAACCGGTATGACAGCATGCCGTCCGGCCGCACGATGCGCTGATACAGCGTGCCGGGCGCGCGCTTGATCAAGGTCCGCAAGCGATAGGCCGTTTCGCGGCGGTCGTTGTCATGGATCACGACGATGCCGGTGAGGATGATGCCGACCGTGCTGACGAGGATCATGGCGGGGACGGCCTCGCGCAGGAAGCGCTCGCCCGCATCGCCGGGAATGAAGGGGGCCGAGGCCAGCAGGCAGACCGCGTCGAGCGAACTCAGCAGGATCATGTCGCGCGCCATCAGAGGGCGCCGGCGCCTGACCAGCCAGATCGAGAAACCGATCCCGATCAGCATGCGCAGCACGATGCCGCTGATGCCGGTTGCCATGCCGACGCCGCCGGTCATGAAGCGCACGGCGACCAGCGGCACGGCGGTCAGCACGGCGGCCCATGGCCCACCGATGGGCCCCGCCAGGATGGCGAAGGTATTGCGCGAATCGATCAGCAGGCCGGGCTGGATCTCGACCGGGTTCGCCATGCTGACGAGCGCGCCGCCTGCGAACAGCAGCCCCACGGCGCAGGGCCGCAGCCAGTCCCGCCCGACGAAGCAGGGCGCGATCACCGTGAGCACCAGCCCTGCAAACAGCAGGAAGAACAGGCTTTGGACGAGATTGATCAGCAAGATGGCGGCCTTCCGCCGGATTCGGCCGATCGACCTTGCTTTCAATTGTTGAAAGCCGTCCTAACGGATGGTCTTGACGCTACTTTTTGCTAGCGTGCCGGCCGATGCGCCACAGCTCTCCCACCGAAGTCGCCGGTTCGACCGTGCCAGCCGCTCCTGCCGAGCGGGTGACGCCGATGATGGCGCAGTACGTCGAGATCAAGGCTGCCAATCCCGATTGCCTGCTGTTCTACAGGATGGGCGATTTCTACGAGCTGTTCTTCCGCGATGCGGAGATCGCCTCGCGTACGCTCGGCATCGTGCTGACCAAGCGTGGCAAGCACCAGGGCGACGACATTCCGATGTGCGGCGTGCCCGTCGAGCGCGCCGACGACTACCTTCAGCGCCTGATCGCCGCCGGCCACCGCGTCGCGGTCTGCGAGCAGACGGAGGACCCGGCCGAGGCGAAGAAGCGCGGCGCCAAGTCGGTGGTGAAGCGCGATGTGGTGCGTCTCGTCACCCCCGGCACCATCACCGAGGAGCGGCTGCTCGAGCCCGGCCGCGCCAGCCTGCTCGTCGCCGTGGCGCGCCGCAAGACCGGCGAGGCGGCGGCGGTCTACGGGCTGGCGGTGATCGACATCTCGACCGGCCGCTTCACCGTGATGGAGACGCCGCAGGAGCGGCTCGCCATCGAGTTCTCGCGATTGGAGCCGCGCGAGATCGTCTGCCCCGACGCGATCCATGACGATCCCGAGCTGAAGGATTTCTGGCGCGAGATCACGATCCCGGTGACGCCGCTGGCACGCGACGGGCTGGATGCCGCCTCTGCCGAGCGCCGCCTCAAGGAGTTCTTCGGCGTCGCCACGCTCGATGCCTTCGGCGCCTTCAGCCGGGCCGAGATCGCGGCTGCGGGCGCCGCACTCGCCTATGTCGAGCGTACCCAGCTCGGCGCGCGGCCGCCGCTATCGGCCCCGGTGCGCGATTCCGGCTCGGCGACGATGCTGATCGACGCCGCGACCCGCGCCAATCTCGAATTGACGCGCACGCTCGGCGGCGAACGCCAGGGCAGCCTGCTCGCCACCATCGACCGCACGGTGACGCCCGGCGGCGCGCGCCTGCTGGCCGAGCGGCTGGCGGGGCCGCTGACCGATCCGGCCGCCATCGCGGCGCGTCATGACGCGGTCGCCCTTCTGGTGACCGACGGGGGCCTTCGCGAGGATCTGCGCCGGGCCCTGGAGAAGGTGCCGGACGTCGCCCGCGCGCTGGCGCGGTTGTCGCTCGACCGTGGCGGCCCGCGCGATCTCGCGGCGCTCGGCGCCGGGCTCGACGCCGCCCGTGCGATCGCCGCCCTGCTGATCCGGCGCGCCGATCTGCCGGAGGAGCTGAATCGGGCCATGCGGGCGCTCGGTGAAAGCGATCCCGATCTTCCCGTCCGGTTAAGCGAGACGCTGGCAGAGGAACTCCCGCTCAACCGCCGCGACGGCCGCTTCGTGCGCGAAGGGCATGATGCCGGTCTCGACGAGCTGCGCCTGCTCCAGGTCGATTCGCGCAAGGTCATCGCCCAGCTTCAGGCGCGTTATGCCGCCGAGACCGGCTGTCGCACGCTGCGCATCAAGCACAACGCCATGCTCGGCTATTTCGTCGAGGTGCCCCAGGCGATGGGCGAGGAGTTCCTGAGGGAGTCCTGGCGCGCGACCTTCGTGCATCGCCAGACCATGTCGGACGCGATGCGGTTCTCCTCGGTCGAGCTCGGCGAGCTCGAAGCGAAGATCGCCTCCGCCGCCGACCGGGCGCTCAAGCTCGAACTCGGTATCTTCTCGCAGCTGACCGAAGCCGTCCTGGCCCAGGCCGAGCCGATCAAGGCCGTTGCCCTGGCGCTGGCCGAGCTCGATGTCGCCGCCGCGCTCGCCGATCTCGCTTCGCGCGAAGGCTGGAGCCGTCCGCATGTCGATGGCGGCGTCGCCTTCACCATCGAGGGCGGCCGCCACCCCGTCGTCGAGGCGGCGCTGAAGCGCGACGGCAAGCCCTTCGTCGCCAACGACACCGAATTGTCGCCGCCCACTGCCGATACCAAAGGTGGCCGCATCTGCCTGATCACCGGCCCGAACATGGCCGGTAAATCGACTTTCCTGCGCCAGAACGCGCTGATTGCCGTTCTCGCCCAGATGGGCTCTTTCGTGCCGGCGACGCAGACCCGTATCGGCGTCGTCGACCGGCTGTTCTCGCGCGTCGGCGCCGCCGACGATCTGGCGCGCGGGCGTTCGACCTTCATGGTGGAGATGGTCGAGACCGCCGCGATCCTGAACCAGGCCGGCCCGCGCGCGCTCGTCATTCTCGACGAGATCGGGCGGGGCACCGCGACCTTCGACGGCCTCTCCATCGCCTGGGCCGCGATCGAGCACCTGCACGAGATCAACCGTTGCCGCAGCCTGTTCGCCACGCACTACCATGAGCTGACGGCGCTCGGAGACCGGCTCGACCGCGTCGCCAACGCGACGGTGCGCGTCACCGAGTGGAAGGGCGAAGTCGTCTTCCTGCACGAGGTCGTGCCGGGCGCGGCCGATCGCTCCTACGGCATCCAGGTCGCCAAGCTCGCCGGCCTGCCACCGGCCGTGGTTGAACGCGCCCGCGCGATCCTCGGCGAGCTCGAGAAGACCGAGCGCGAAAAGCCTGTCGCCTCGCTGGTCGACGACCTGCCGCTCTTCGCCGCGCCGCTGCGACGCCCGGCTCCGGTCGTCACGGAAGACCAGCCCGACGGGCTGCGTGAGACGCTGGCCGGGATCGACCCGGACGAGATGACCCCGCGCGAGGCGCTGGAAGCGCTCTACCGGCTGAAGCGGCTCAGCTGAGGTTCTCGGCTATCCCAGCCGCTTGATGCTGGTGATCGCGCCGAAGCTCTTGTCTCGAATGCGGTCGCGCGCTTCCTTCAGCGGCTCGCGGTGCACGGTCATCGTATAGCCGTTGGCATGCAGGAGAGTGTCCGGGTCGGTCAGGATGCCGACATGGCCCTTCCAGAAGACGAGATCGCCGCGCTGCAGCCCCGACAGGTCTTCGTCGAACGCAACAGCGCGGCCGAGCGCCGCCTCCAGCATGTCGGAGTCACGCGGCGAGGCGACACCCGCCGCCGCGAGCGCGAGCTGCGTCAGTCCGGAGCAGTCGAGCCCCAAGCTGGTCTTGCCGCCCCAGAGATAGGGCACGCCGAGGAAGCGCTCGGCGACTGCGACGAAATCGGGCTCGTGCCGGTCCTGCGGGGTGAGGTGCTTGGCGAAGATATGCCCGCCATCGCCCAGCACGGCGAAATCGCCGTTCATCGCAGCGACGACGACGCCCGCATTCAGCGAGAGCATGGCGAGCGGCGCCAGTTTGATCGAGGGGCCCGGATAGACGAAGGTCCGCAACGCCGTGACGCGATGCGTCGGCGCCGGTTGGTCCGCCCGCAGCGCGTCGTCCGGCAGGTAACCGACATAGCCATCGCCCGCGAGCTGGACCCAGGCCCAGCCTTCCTCCTGCTCATAGACCTCCACGAGTTCGCCGGCGAGCGCCTCGGTGTCGAGCGGCGCGTCCAGGCGCGGCTCGCGCCGGAGCGGCGCTGAAGGCACGATCACGCGCATCGCCTGCGGGTCGACGAAGCGTGGGGCCTCGACCTGCCCGGCCAGATGGCGGGCGGCGAGGTCGGGGCGAAAGGGCGTGATGCGGCGGTCGAGAATCGTGGTCATATCGGCAATCTAGGGTGCTCCTGCTTGTCAGGGAACCACGTCATTCTCGGGCGGAGCGAAGCGTAGACCCGAGAATCTCGGGCAGGATGAGGTTCGAGGAGCGTCCTTTGGCGAGAGATGCTCGGGTCAAGCCCGAGCATTGTCTGTTTGTGATGGGGTATTGAGGTTTTGTTCCGCGTGAGCGGGATGTCTGGTCCGGCTGGCCGGCCGGACCAGACGCGACTCGTCGACCGTCCCGAGCCAGGGCTTTCGCCCGTCGTCATCGAGGTTGCGGGTCGCTTCCCTTGTCACGCTTGGTGAGTTGCCAGGGCCTCTTCGCATGAGCCGAACGCCCGCAGACAATCACAAGCCCTTCGAGGATAGCTCCCGATGCCGGTTTGCACCACGGTCCCTGAACCCTCCCGTTTCCTCGGCTGTGATGTCGGCAAGGCCGGGATCGTCGTCTTCGACAGCCGCGGCGACACCCTCGGCAGTCTCCCTAACGAGGCTTCGGCCCTGGCAGCCTTCGCAGCCGGGCTCGGCCCGGACTGCCTCGTCGTCTGCGAGGCGACGGGCGGCTATGAGGACGCCCTGCTGGCGGCGCTCGTCTCAGCCGGCTGCCCGGCCCATCGCGCCGATGCCCGCAAGGTCAAGGCCTTCATCCGCTCCTATGGGACGCTCGGGAAGAGCGATGCGCTCGATGCCAGGGCGCTTGCCCGCTACGGCGCCGAGCGCCACGCTCGGCTGATCCGCTGGCAGGCGCCCGCCCCGGCACGCGAGCGCCTCCAGGTCCTGGTGCGGACCAGAGCCGATCTCGTCGCCCAGAGAACGGCCTGCACCAACCGGCTCAACGCTCCCGGCATCGAACCGGTCAAAGCCCCGCTCCAGGCCCTGCACGACTGCCTCAAAGCCCAGATCGCCGCCCTGGCGCAAACCATCGCCGAGACCCTGCGCACCATCGCCCGCACCGACAGAAGCGAGCAGGCCTTGCGCTCCATCCGCGGCATCGGAACGACCACCGCCGCCACCCTCATCGCACTCATGCCCGAGCTCGGACGCATCAGCCGGCGCCAGGCCGCCGCACTCGCAGGCCTGGCTCCTCATCCAAACCAGAGCGGCAGTCGAGACGCCTACCGCCCAACCAGAGGCGGCAGGGCCGAAATCAAGGCCGCCCTGTTCATGCCCGCAATGGCCGCCGCAAGGCACGACCCCGCCATGCGCGACGCCTACACACGCCTCATCGCAAACGGAAAAAAGCCAATCGTCGCTCTCACCGCAATCATGCGACGCATCATCGTCATCGCAAATGCCCGCGTCAGAGACCAAAACAGACGGGTAGCTTGCAATCAGCTTCCGCCGATCTCCTTCGCATGCTCGGTCACCAGATCGGCAAGCCTCTCGACCGCGAGTGCACCGGCTACGGTGCGCTGGATCACGACATTACGGCGGTCTGCCTCGTCGCGCTTGCGGGTCAGCAGGCCGAGTTTTCCGAGTGTATCGAGCGCGCGGGTGATCACCGGCTTGGTCACGCCGAGCTGCTTGGCTAGCCCCCGCACCGTATGCGGCGGCAGTTCGAGGTAGACCGTCAGCAGGATCGCGGTCTGGCGCGCCGAGAGATCGGCCTCGCTGTCCCGCACCAGATCGAGATGAACCTGCCGCCACAGTTTGAGCGCCTGCGAAGGCTTGATCTCCAAGGGCATGAAGGCACGGTTCCCGATCGTTACGGGTCCGTATCATTATCCTGTGGCTGCCCCTGTGCAATCGACTTCGCCGATCAGCCTTAACCGCGCGGGTAAAGCTGCTTGACCAGCGCATGGATCAGCCTCGCGCCCTGGCATTCTCCACCCTCGGGACGCCCCGGTTTGGACGAAGGATTCCAAGCGTAGATGTCGAAATGCGCATAGGATTGCGTCTTCTCGACGAAACGGTTGAGGAAGAGCGCCGCCGTGACCGAGCCCGCCATTCCGCCGCTGGAGACATGGTTTACATCGGCGATCTTGGAATCGAGCAGGCCATCGTAAGGGCGCCAGAGCGGCAGCCGCCAGGCCGGGTCGTTCACCGCCATGCCGATCCGCGCGATTTCCGCCGCGAGTCCGTCGTCATGGGTGTAGAACGGCGGCAGCTCCGGCCCGAGCGCGGTGCGCGCCGCGCCGGTCAGCGTGGCGAAATCCACCAGCAGTTCCGGCGTTTCCTCATCGGCGAGCGCAAGTGCATCGGCCAGGATCAGGCGGCCTTCCGCATCGGTGTTGCCGATCTCGACGGAAAGCCCCTTGCGGCTCGACAGCACGTCGCCGGGGCGGAAGGCATTCCCGGAGACGGCGTTCTCGACAGTCGGCACCACCAGCCGTAGCCGCACCGGCAGCTTCGCCAGCATGATCATCCGCGCCGCCGCGATCGCCGCCGCCGCGCCGCCCATATCCTTCTTCATCAGCAGCATCGAGGCATCGGGCTTGAGATTGAGCCCGCCCGTATCGAAGGCGACGCCCTTGCCGACGAGCGTGACCTTGGGATGGGCCGGGTCGCCCCAGACCAGATCGACGAGGCGCGGCGCGCGTGGCGAGGCGCGGCCGACGGCATGGATCATCGGGAAGTTGCGTGCCAGCAGATCATCCCCGACGATGCTCGTGACGCTCGCGCCGCATTCGGCCGAGAGCCCGCGGATCGCCGCTTCGATCTCGCCGGGCCCCAATTCATTGGCCGGTGTGTTGACGAGATCGCGCGCCAACATGGCCGATTCAGCGATCAGGCTGATCTCCTCGCCGTCGACGCCATCGGGCAGTGATAGGCGGGCACGCGGCGGGTTCGGCTTGCGATAGCGCTCGAAGCGATAGCCCTGCAGCAGCCAGCCGAGCGCGGCCAGGGCCACATCGTCGATCTCGCCTTCGAGCGCATAGTCGCCAGCCGGCAGAAGGCTCGAAAGGCGTCCGGGCGCGAAGGGGTCGCGCCGGCGTGCTCCGGTCTCGACACCCAGGACAACGGCAGCGAGCGCGCCCTGCGAATCCGGGAGGACGCAATGCTGGCCGGAGCGGGCCGCAAAGCCTTGCGCCGACGCGAAGTTGCGATGAGCCGGCGAAAGCCGTCCCTGCAGCGCGGGCCATGTCTCGGCGGACACCACATGAACCGGAACGGCAGCGTCGGAGGCGGGGGTAAGAAGAGCGTTCACGGGCCGATCGATCGGTTCTGGGGCAGGGGCTGATGCCGGAATTAAGAATGCATTAGGGTTAACGCTTTATCACCGGAGGACCAGAAGAACCCAGTTCGACGACGTTGTCGCAAGGCGATCCGGCCCATGATTTCAACGAAGCTCGCCTCCGACCAGCCGATCGTCTCCGTCCGGCGCCGCGGCCTCGCGGTCGCAGTCTGTCTCGCCGCGCTCGCCCTGGCGGGCTGTCAGGGCCGCGGCGGCCTCGGAGACGTCACGGGCTCGATCGGACGCAGCCAGGCGAGCCAGCCCCGCACCGCGTCCGACTGGCAGGCCGAGCGCGAGAGCTGGGGGAAGCGCTACGACGCCAATCCGAAGGACCGCAATGCCGCCCTGAATTACGCGCGCGCCCTGCGGGCTCTTGAGCAGAATGCGCAGGCACTGGCCGTGCTCCAGAACGCCGTGCTGGTCTTCCAGGATGACCGCGAGCTGCTCGGCGCCTATGGCCGCTCGCTCGCCGATAACGGCCGATTGAGGGAGGCTGACGACGTGCTGTCCCGCGCCCATTCGCCGGAGCGGCCCGATTGGCGGATACTCTCGGCGCAAGGCACTGTCGCCGATCAACTCGGCGAGCACGAGCGTGCCCAGCAGATCTATCAGGCCGCCCTCAGACTGGCGCCTAACGAGTCGACCGTGATGTCGAATTATGGCTTGTCGCTCGCCCTGTCCCGCAAGTTGCCGGAAGCCGAGCGTGTTCTCACGGAGGCTGCGGCTTCGGAAGGGGCCGATGCGCGGGTGCGCCAGAATCTGGTCCTCGTCCTCGGCCTGCAGGGACGCTTCACCGAAGCCGAGGCGATGGCGCGGCGCGACCAGAGCCCTGCGGAGGCGGCCGCCACGATCGCCTATCTGAAGCGCAGCGTCAGCCAGCAGAACAGCTGGGACCTGCTGAAAGGCGCGAAGGGTCGGGCGCAGCCTGCCGGCAAGTCTCCGCAGGCGCCGAATGGCTCGGCCGATATGGGTGCCCGCGGCTGAAGCCGAGTCGACGAGGCCTACGGCGCCCGTCAGCTCAAGCTACAGAGTGAATTCCGGAAGGCTGGCTCCCAACCTGTTCGCGCAACCGCCGGCACGTTCCACGCGATTAATCTGTCGATTGCGTCCGGGACTTCCGCATAGCGGCGATCTGCGATGACGCGCTATCGCTCGGGCGAAGTCACTTCCAGCCGAAGACCTGCACCAGCGCAGGAAACATGATGATGACGAAGAGCACTGGCAGGAAGAACAGGATCATCGGCACCGTCAGCTTCGGCGGCAGTGAGGCGGCCTTCTTCTCGGCGGCGTTCATGCGCTGATCGCGGCTTTCCTGCGCTAGCGTGCGGAGCGCCGTGCCTAGCGGCGTGCCGTAGCGTTCGGCCTGGATCAATGCCGTCGAGACCGATTTGACGCTTTCGAGCCCGGTCCGCATCGCGAGGTTCTCATAGGCGATTCTGCGGTCGGTCAGGTATGAGAGCTCCGCCGTGCACAGTGCGAATTCCTCGGCCAGCGGCACGGACTGGCTGCCGATCTCACCGGCGACCTTGCGGAAGGCCTGCTCGATCGACATGCCGGACTCCACGCAGATCAGCAGCAGGTCGAGCGCGTCCGGAAAAGCCAGGCGCATCGAGAGCTGTCGCTTGCTGATCTGGTTGGAGAGGAAGATTTCGGGAGCCTTGATGCCGATATAGGCGCCGCCGATCGCGATCCCGATCTTCATGAACAGCGACTGGCCGAAATCATTGATGGCGAAGAGATAGAATAGCGTGAACAAGAAAGCGCCGACCGGGACGGCGAGACGGAAGAACAGGAAGGCGATTTCCGCTTGGGGCCCACGGTAGCCCGCCATGGCGAGTTGCTTCTTGGCACTCTCAGTGCCGAGCCAGTCGCCGAGCTTGAACTGCTCGACGATGCGCCGCATGTAGGCCTTCGGCTCCTGGCGCAGGTTCACCTTTTCGCTCTGGCGGTTGAGGCGCTCACGCTCGCGCGCCCGGATTTTCTCGCGTTCGGTCGCGACATTCTTCATGCGCTTCTGGAGGGTGTTTCCCTCCGTCAGGGGGATCGCGACGGTCAGCACCGTGGCGACGGCCGCGACGGCGGCCAGCAGTGCCAGCATGAATTGCGGATCGACGAGCTTGTCGGCGATTTGCGAGATCATGGACGCACCTCAGATCTCGAAATTGATCATCTTGCGCATGATCAGGACCCCGATCATCATCCAGATGCCGCAGCAGACGAGGGCGAGCTTGCCCGCCTGGGTGAGCCACAGCAGCTCGATGTATCTCGGGGTGGACAGGTAGACGAGGACAGCGACGCTCGGGGGCAGGGCGGCGATGATGCCGGCGGATGCCTTGGCTTCCATCGAAACGGCCTGGATCTTGTCGCGCATCTTGCGCCGCTCGCGCAGCACGCGCGAGAGGTTCGCCAGCGTCTCGGACAGGTTGCCGCCGGTCTTCTGCTGGATTGCGACGACGATTGCGAAGAAGCTAGCTTCCGCGCAGGGCATCCGCTCGGGGAGCTTTGCGACGGCCTCGGGGAGCGGCAGG
Above is a genomic segment from Bosea sp. NBC_00550 containing:
- a CDS encoding MarR family winged helix-turn-helix transcriptional regulator, encoding MPLEIKPSQALKLWRQVHLDLVRDSEADLSARQTAILLTVYLELPPHTVRGLAKQLGVTKPVITRALDTLGKLGLLTRKRDEADRRNVVIQRTVAGALAVERLADLVTEHAKEIGGS
- a CDS encoding leucyl aminopeptidase family protein, whose translation is MNALLTPASDAAVPVHVVSAETWPALQGRLSPAHRNFASAQGFAARSGQHCVLPDSQGALAAVVLGVETGARRRDPFAPGRLSSLLPAGDYALEGEIDDVALAALGWLLQGYRFERYRKPNPPRARLSLPDGVDGEEISLIAESAMLARDLVNTPANELGPGEIEAAIRGLSAECGASVTSIVGDDLLARNFPMIHAVGRASPRAPRLVDLVWGDPAHPKVTLVGKGVAFDTGGLNLKPDASMLLMKKDMGGAAAAIAAARMIMLAKLPVRLRLVVPTVENAVSGNAFRPGDVLSSRKGLSVEIGNTDAEGRLILADALALADEETPELLVDFATLTGAARTALGPELPPFYTHDDGLAAEIARIGMAVNDPAWRLPLWRPYDGLLDSKIADVNHVSSGGMAGSVTAALFLNRFVEKTQSYAHFDIYAWNPSSKPGRPEGGECQGARLIHALVKQLYPRG
- a CDS encoding methyl-accepting chemotaxis protein, encoding MLINLVQSLFFLLFAGLVLTVIAPCFVGRDWLRPCAVGLLFAGGALVSMANPVEIQPGLLIDSRNTFAILAGPIGGPWAAVLTAVPLVAVRFMTGGVGMATGISGIVLRMLIGIGFSIWLVRRRRPLMARDMILLSSLDAVCLLASAPFIPGDAGERFLREAVPAMILVSTVGIILTGIVVIHDNDRRETAYRLRTLIKRAPGTLYQRIVRPDGMLSYRFASFSIDKALGITKEDVERDPEIWLGKLFPEDRARFEQLRREQHAGEALWRFEGRYHAPGGGVVWLRSESTKRRLADGTLVWDGILLDTTAEKTLEVRRDEIETLRKTALDELAGDLERTVGKALADVGASMRGMHDAAAQMVESASKTTLRAEGVTREAESASRRVGSVAIAAEEIGASIRELTRQTSHADETVRAAASYVRSTRSDVAGLTEAADKVRAVLDFIEEIAARTNLLALNATIEAARAGAAGRGFAVVAGEVKTLAEQTQKATRDIAATLADIRGAAATAFEAVAHIEDTMTTIERTSGAIASVVSRQADIASTIAVDAQAVALSADAVTTNVGAVGAEVRVTGDAAVGVAGAARKVDEQAEALDRYVGDFVRSVRSRF
- a CDS encoding type II secretion system F family protein, which translates into the protein MISQIADKLVDPQFMLALLAAVAAVATVLTVAIPLTEGNTLQKRMKNVATEREKIRARERERLNRQSEKVNLRQEPKAYMRRIVEQFKLGDWLGTESAKKQLAMAGYRGPQAEIAFLFFRLAVPVGAFLFTLFYLFAINDFGQSLFMKIGIAIGGAYIGIKAPEIFLSNQISKRQLSMRLAFPDALDLLLICVESGMSIEQAFRKVAGEIGSQSVPLAEEFALCTAELSYLTDRRIAYENLAMRTGLESVKSVSTALIQAERYGTPLGTALRTLAQESRDQRMNAAEKKAASLPPKLTVPMILFFLPVLFVIIMFPALVQVFGWK
- the mutS gene encoding DNA mismatch repair protein MutS, which codes for MRHSSPTEVAGSTVPAAPAERVTPMMAQYVEIKAANPDCLLFYRMGDFYELFFRDAEIASRTLGIVLTKRGKHQGDDIPMCGVPVERADDYLQRLIAAGHRVAVCEQTEDPAEAKKRGAKSVVKRDVVRLVTPGTITEERLLEPGRASLLVAVARRKTGEAAAVYGLAVIDISTGRFTVMETPQERLAIEFSRLEPREIVCPDAIHDDPELKDFWREITIPVTPLARDGLDAASAERRLKEFFGVATLDAFGAFSRAEIAAAGAALAYVERTQLGARPPLSAPVRDSGSATMLIDAATRANLELTRTLGGERQGSLLATIDRTVTPGGARLLAERLAGPLTDPAAIAARHDAVALLVTDGGLREDLRRALEKVPDVARALARLSLDRGGPRDLAALGAGLDAARAIAALLIRRADLPEELNRAMRALGESDPDLPVRLSETLAEELPLNRRDGRFVREGHDAGLDELRLLQVDSRKVIAQLQARYAAETGCRTLRIKHNAMLGYFVEVPQAMGEEFLRESWRATFVHRQTMSDAMRFSSVELGELEAKIASAADRALKLELGIFSQLTEAVLAQAEPIKAVALALAELDVAAALADLASREGWSRPHVDGGVAFTIEGGRHPVVEAALKRDGKPFVANDTELSPPTADTKGGRICLITGPNMAGKSTFLRQNALIAVLAQMGSFVPATQTRIGVVDRLFSRVGAADDLARGRSTFMVEMVETAAILNQAGPRALVILDEIGRGTATFDGLSIAWAAIEHLHEINRCRSLFATHYHELTALGDRLDRVANATVRVTEWKGEVVFLHEVVPGAADRSYGIQVAKLAGLPPAVVERARAILGELEKTEREKPVASLVDDLPLFAAPLRRPAPVVTEDQPDGLRETLAGIDPDEMTPREALEALYRLKRLS
- a CDS encoding C40 family peptidase, which gives rise to MTTILDRRITPFRPDLAARHLAGQVEAPRFVDPQAMRVIVPSAPLRREPRLDAPLDTEALAGELVEVYEQEEGWAWVQLAGDGYVGYLPDDALRADQPAPTHRVTALRTFVYPGPSIKLAPLAMLSLNAGVVVAAMNGDFAVLGDGGHIFAKHLTPQDRHEPDFVAVAERFLGVPYLWGGKTSLGLDCSGLTQLALAAAGVASPRDSDMLEAALGRAVAFDEDLSGLQRGDLVFWKGHVGILTDPDTLLHANGYTMTVHREPLKEARDRIRDKSFGAITSIKRLG
- a CDS encoding tetratricopeptide repeat protein, translated to MISTKLASDQPIVSVRRRGLAVAVCLAALALAGCQGRGGLGDVTGSIGRSQASQPRTASDWQAERESWGKRYDANPKDRNAALNYARALRALEQNAQALAVLQNAVLVFQDDRELLGAYGRSLADNGRLREADDVLSRAHSPERPDWRILSAQGTVADQLGEHERAQQIYQAALRLAPNESTVMSNYGLSLALSRKLPEAERVLTEAAASEGADARVRQNLVLVLGLQGRFTEAEAMARRDQSPAEAAATIAYLKRSVSQQNSWDLLKGAKGRAQPAGKSPQAPNGSADMGARG